A genomic stretch from Malus domestica chromosome 15, GDT2T_hap1 includes:
- the LOC103456262 gene encoding protein kinase STUNTED has translation MVEKGCGGGHGEAESCGGRSVVVGVKLDSKSRELLTWALVKVAQPGDRVIALHVLGKNEIVDRDGKSSLLSLVKAFDSVLAVYDGFCNLKQVDLKLKICRGTSVKKILVREANSYTASKVIVGTAQNHHKIRSSTTVAKYCAKKLSKDCGVLAVNNGKVLFNREGSQTTYCDPQGSEEHRRNSLLSAFHRSVYKSSKVLNEGSDSVTLKDTYGQVNCQNLEQGLAKVFLECSESVEKQKCSVCSRPSVDSSCHQSAEESSDDSDNKYMAIVPVQKEEALAPSSISMLIKELPEVRPGWPLLRRAVLPDRQSPERSWIRKISVVQWAMQLPSRQHSTASNFDEGKNSCDSDQPSCLNGESGAIVAVGGEAMTAPPSPDYNSKSLPKELEGLHEKYSATCRLFNYQELQSATSYFLAENFIGRGGSSQVYRGCLPDGKELAVKILKPSEDVLKEFVLEIEIITTLNHKNIISLLGFCFEDNNLLLVYDFLSRGSLEENLHGTKKDPLAFGWNERYKVAVGVAEALDYLHTGSAQPVIHRDVKSSNILLSDDFEPQLSDFGLAKWASTSSSHITCTDVAGTFGYLAPEYFMYGKVNDKIDVYAFGVVLLELLSGRKPISSDHPKGHESLVMWAKPILNSGKVSQLLDPCLGDNYDQGQIERMVLAATLCIRHASRARPQMSFIVKLLQGDADVTKWSRLQVHAMEESDVLENETCPRSNLQSHLNLALLDVEDDSLSMSSIEQTVSLEDYLKGRWSRSSSFD, from the exons atggtggaaaaaGGCTGTGGCGGAGGACATGGAGAGGCGGAGAGCTGCGGAGGCCGCTCGGTTGTGGTGGGGGTGAAGCTGGACTCGAAGAGTAGAGAGCTGCTGACATGGGCTCTGGTTAAGGTTGCTCAGCCTGGTGATCGCGTGATTGCCCTCCATGTGCTCGGTAAAAATG AAATTGTTGATCGAGATGGGAAGTCGTCGCTTCTTTCTCTTGTCAAAGCGTTTGACTCTGTTCTTGCAGTCTATGATGGTTTCTGCAACTTGAAGCAG GTGGATCTCAAGCTTAAAATCTGCAGAGGAACGTCAGTCAAGAAAATTTTAGTCCGGGAAGCGAATTCATATACTGCAAGTAAGGTTATAGTGGGAACTGCCCAGAACCACCATAAAATCCGGTCATCGACCACCGTGGCCAAGTACTGTGCCAAGAAACTGTCTAAGGATTGTGGGGTTCTTGCTGTAAATAATGGGAAGGTTTTGTTTAACAGAGAAGGCTCTCAAACAACTTACTGTGACCCCCAAG GAAGTGAAGAGCATCGCCGGAACAGTTTGCTCAGCGCATTTCACCGATCAGTGTATAAGTCTTCCAAAGTACTAAATGAAGGCAGTGACAGTGTGACCTTAAAGGACACATATGGTCAGGTTAATTGTCAAAACTTGGAGCAGGGATTAGCTAAAGTCTTTCTGGAATGTTCGGAGAGTGTTGAGAAACAGAAATGCTCAGTTTGTTCCCGGCCCTCGGTAGATAGTTCTTGTCACCAATCTGCAGAAGAGTCCTCGGATGACAGTGATAATAAATATATGGCTATAGTGCCAGTGCAGAAAGAAGAGGCACTAGCACCGAGCTCAATTTCTATGTTGATCAAAGAATTACCGGAAGTGAGACCTGGTTGGCCACTGCTTCGACGGGCTGTATTACCAGACCGACAATCTCCAGAGAGGTCTTGGATCCGGAAGATCTCAGTAGTTCAGTGGGCAATGCAGTTGCCCAGTAGACAGCATTCAACTGCCAGCAATTTCGATGAAGGGAAAAATAGTTGTGATTCAGATCAACCTTCCTGTTTGAATGGAGAAAGTGGCGCAATTGTTGCGGTGGGTGGTGAGGCAATGACTGCCCCACCTTCACCGGACTACAATTCAAAAAGCCTGCCTAAAGAATTGGAGGGACTGCATGAAAAGTACTCTGCTACTTGCAGATTGTTCAACTACCAGGAACTTCAGTCAGCTACATCATACTTCTTGGCCG AAAACTTCATCGGGAGAGGCGGTAGCAGTCAAGTTTATAGAGGCTGCCTTCCTGATGGCAAGGAACTCGCTGTGAAAATCTTAAAACCATCCGAAGATGTGTTGAAGGAGTTTGTTTTGGAAATAGAGATCATTACTACCTTAAATCACAAGAACATTATTtcccttctggggttctgtttTGAGGATAACAATCTTCTCTTGGTTTATGATTTCTTATCAAGAGGAAGCCTTGAAGAGAATCTCCATG GAACTAAGAAGGATCCCCTTGCATTTGGTTGGAACGAGAGATATAAGGTGGCCGTGGGGGTAGCTGAGGCCTTGGATTATCTGCACACCGGCAGTGCACAACCTGTAATCCACAGGGATGTCAAATCATCCAATATTCTACTATCTGATGATTTTGAGCCGCAG CTCTCTGATTTTGGACTAGCAAAATGGGCATCAACCTCATCTTCGCATATAACATGCACTGATGTTGCAGGCACCTTTGG CTATTTGGCTCCTGAATACTTCATGTATGGCAAAGTAAACGACAAAATTGACGTGTATGCATTTGGTGTTGTACTCCTCGAGCTTCTTTCAGGAAGAAAGCCTATAAGCAGTGACCATCCAAAAGGCCATGAGAGCCTAGTCATGTGG GCCAAGCCAATTCTAAACAGTGGGAAGGTGTCCCAACTATTAGATCCGTGTTTGGGCGATAACTATGACCAGGGCCAGATAGAGAGAATGGTTTTAGCAGCCACTCTTTGTATCAGACATGCTTCACGAGCTAGGCCCCAGATGAGCTTT ATCGTGAAGCTTCTTCAAGGCGATGCAGATGTGACTAAGTGGTCCAGGCTGCAAGTTCATGCCATGGAGGAATCTGATGTGCTCGAAAACGAAACGTGTCCACGTTCAAATCTGCAGTCTCACCTTAACCTTGCACTGCTTGATGTGGAGGATGACTCACTCTCCATGAGCAGCATTGAGCAAACTGTCTCCTTAGAGGACTACCTGAAAGGGCGGTGGAGCCGCTCGTCGAGCTTCGACTAA